One segment of Pempheris klunzingeri isolate RE-2024b chromosome 20, fPemKlu1.hap1, whole genome shotgun sequence DNA contains the following:
- the arhgap17a gene encoding rho GTPase-activating protein 17a isoform X1, protein MELVRVVSHNTHKRMVSCLQGHIGADAEKRHSVPRLYTGNGQKKLPLTSLSQAMVEGGNQLGEDSLIGKMMEVCGEAENRLASELMQHELQIEKDVLDPLSQLAEVDIPNILKQRKQLAKLVLDYDSARARWLQATKSIISGTNTQALTAKADLLKEEMDEAMNKVELCKDQLAADMYSFFSKEGDYARYFVTLLEAQADYHRKSLCVLESVLPTIQDQQDSWTEKPAFGTGLDEHLKRSGREVALPLEACVMMLLETGMKEEGLFRIAAGASKLKKLKAALDCSTSQLEEFYSDPHAVAGALKSYLRELPEPLMTYQLYDEWIQASSVSDPDKRLQALWVVCDQLPKNNKTNLRYLVKFLAKLAQDSEVNKMTPSNIAIVLGPNLMWAKTEGSLAEMAAATSVHVVAIVEPIIQHADWFFPEDVEFNVSGMFAMPTPASNHNNHLDYDCGTIERKRPGSMVGPENDTMRKDNTPNKHSDHTLRRGSNTLGRKQHTSPAFQPPLPPVEAPGQGHGAGQVPQPPAEPQPQPQAPSGGAWPDASQHSLAQGLAALAAAQQLLAQHTEELSNPKLRDSTPAQTPLLQRNGSGGGGLATGPLVTGNPGAGSMGPSPHMMRRGTKKQAPAPPKPTNPPPSQPCNSVNHASSSGSSQSLSPTPRPLSSHSPTSPTSPTSQPCATPRRHSSNQPPIQAPSHPPPEPPTQASPPHSQPGGDQQSADPSPPGTPTPPDTPPPSTNTQDAVAPPSPSPYQSGSLPRPRPVPKPRNRPSVPPPPQPSTLPGDTNGICGTAYKMMDPAMSFKGLNRALVPELAVDQQPATVSSLPPPKDCDLDTESTVL, encoded by the exons ATGGAGTTGGTGCGTGTGGTgtcccacaacacacacaagaggATGGTCTCATGTCTACAGGGACACATCGGCGCAGATGCAGAGAAGAGACAT TCCGTACCACGCCTCTATACAGGAAATGGTCag aaaaagcTTCCTCTGACTTCCCTATCCCAGGCGATGGTGGAAGGCGGAAACCAGTTGGGAGAGGACTCCTTGATAGG gaagatgatggaagtgTGCGGTGAGGCAGAGAACCGCCTGGCATCAGAACTGATGCAACATGAGCTGCAGATAGAGAAGGACGTTCTGGATCCCCTCAGCCAGCTAGCAGAG GTGGATATTCCCAACATCCTGAagcagaggaagcagctggCCAAGCTGGTGCTGGACTATGATTCGGCCAGAGCAAG ATGGTTGCAGGCAACCAAGTCAATAATCTCAGGAACAAACACTCAAGCACTGACGGCCAAGGCTGACCTACTCAAGGAGGAGATGGATGAGGCCATGAACAAAGTGGAGCTTTGCAAG GATCAACTTGCTGCAGACATGTACAGTTTTTTCTCAAAAGAAGGGGACTATGCGCGCTACTTCGTAACA CTCTTAGAAGCTCAAGCTGATTACCACAGAAAGTCTCTCTGTGTTCTAGAGAGCGTCTTGCCAACCATCCAGGATCAGCAAG atTCGTGGACAGAGAAGCCTGCCTTTGGCACTGGGCTGGATGAACACCTGAAGAGGAGTGGAAGGGAGGTCGCCCTGCCGTTAGAGGCCTGTGTCATGATGCTTCTAGAGACTGGCATGAAGGAAGAG ggTCTATTCAGAATCGCAGCAGGAGCATCCAAGCTAAAGAAGCTAAAGGCAGCGTTGGACTGTTCCACGTCACAACTGGAGGAGTTCTATTCCGACCCCCATGCTGTCGCTG GAGCACTGAAGTCCTACCTGAGGGAACTCCCTGAACCTCTAATGACTTACCAGCTTTATGATGAATGGATCCAGGCATCCAG cgtGTCAGACCCAGACAAAAGGCTCCAGGCACTCTGGGTTGTATGTGATCAGCTACCAAAGAACAACAAGACCAACCTGAG GTATCTGGTGAAGTTTCTGGCCAAACTGGCTCAGGACAGCGAGGTGAACAAAATGACTCCCAGCAACATCGCCATCGTCCTGGGACCCAATCTGATGTGGGCCAAGACCGAGGG GAGTCTGGCAGAGATGGCTGCAGCTACCTCCGTGCATGTGGTGGCCATCGTGGAGCCCATCATCCAACATGCTGACTGGTTCTTTCCTGAAG ATGTGGAGTTTAACGTGTCCGGCATGTTCGCAATGCCCACACCTGCATCCAACCACAACAATCACCTTGATTATGACTGTGGTACCATTGAGAGGAAGAGGCCTGGCAGTATGGTGGGACCAGAGAACGACACAATGCGCAAAGACAA CACCCCTAACAAGCACTCGGACCACACCCTCCGTAGAGGCAGTAACACCTTAGGTAGAAAGCAGCACACTTCACCTGCGTTCCAGCCTCCTTTACCCCCTGTGGAGGCTCCAGGGCAGGGGCACGGGGCCGGGCAGGTCCCCCAGCCCCCCGCTGAGCCCCAGCCCCAGCCACAAGCTCCATCAGGGGGCGCATGGCCTGATGCCTCCCAGCATAGCTTGGCGCAGGGCCTGGCTGCACTCGCAGCCGCTCAGCAGCTTCTAGCCCAGCACACAGAGGAGCTCAG CAACCCAAAGCTTCGTGACTCCACCCCTGCCCAGACCCCTCTGCTCCAGAGGAATGGCTCTGGAGGAGGGGGCCTGGCTACAGGGCCGCTGGTCACTGGGAACCCCGGGGCTGGATCCATGGGGCCCAGTCCACATATGATGCGCAGAG GTACCAAGAAGCAGGCTCCGGCCCCTCCAAAGCCAACAAACCCTCCACCCAGCCAGCCCTGCAATTCAGTGAACCACGcctcctcctcaggctcctCCCAGTCCCTCAGCCCCACTCCCAGACCCCTGTCCAGCCATTCGCCCACTTCGCCCACCTCTCCCACCTCACAGCCATGTGCCACACCCAGACGCCACTCCAGCAACCAGCCCCCAATCCAGGCACCCAGCCACCCACCTCCAGAGCCCCCCACACAGGCCAGTCCTCCACACAGCCAGCCCGGCGGGGACCAGCAGAGCGCGGACCCCTCACCCCCAGGCACCCCGACCCCTCCAGACACCCCTCCGCCCTCCACTAACACCCAGGATGCAGTCGCTCCTCCGTCCCCGTCTCCCTACCAGTCGGGCTCCCTTCCCCGGCCGCGGCCCGTCCCCAAACCCCGGAACAGACCCAGcgtcccacccccaccccagccCAGCACTCTGCCTGGCGACACCAACGGGATCTGTGGCACTGCTTACAAGATGATGG ACCCGGCAATGTCTTTCAAAGGGCTGAATCGTGCTTTGGTCCCTGAGCTCGCTGTAGACCAGCAGCCAGCGACGgtttcctccctgcctcctcccAAAGACTGTGACCTGGACACCGAGAGCACTGTCCTATAA
- the arhgap17a gene encoding rho GTPase-activating protein 17a isoform X2 translates to MELVRVVSHNTHKRMVSCLQGHIGADAEKRHKKLPLTSLSQAMVEGGNQLGEDSLIGKMMEVCGEAENRLASELMQHELQIEKDVLDPLSQLAEVDIPNILKQRKQLAKLVLDYDSARARWLQATKSIISGTNTQALTAKADLLKEEMDEAMNKVELCKDQLAADMYSFFSKEGDYARYFVTLLEAQADYHRKSLCVLESVLPTIQDQQDSWTEKPAFGTGLDEHLKRSGREVALPLEACVMMLLETGMKEEGLFRIAAGASKLKKLKAALDCSTSQLEEFYSDPHAVAGALKSYLRELPEPLMTYQLYDEWIQASSVSDPDKRLQALWVVCDQLPKNNKTNLRYLVKFLAKLAQDSEVNKMTPSNIAIVLGPNLMWAKTEGSLAEMAAATSVHVVAIVEPIIQHADWFFPEDVEFNVSGMFAMPTPASNHNNHLDYDCGTIERKRPGSMVGPENDTMRKDNTPNKHSDHTLRRGSNTLGRKQHTSPAFQPPLPPVEAPGQGHGAGQVPQPPAEPQPQPQAPSGGAWPDASQHSLAQGLAALAAAQQLLAQHTEELSNPKLRDSTPAQTPLLQRNGSGGGGLATGPLVTGNPGAGSMGPSPHMMRRGTKKQAPAPPKPTNPPPSQPCNSVNHASSSGSSQSLSPTPRPLSSHSPTSPTSPTSQPCATPRRHSSNQPPIQAPSHPPPEPPTQASPPHSQPGGDQQSADPSPPGTPTPPDTPPPSTNTQDAVAPPSPSPYQSGSLPRPRPVPKPRNRPSVPPPPQPSTLPGDTNGICGTAYKMMDPAMSFKGLNRALVPELAVDQQPATVSSLPPPKDCDLDTESTVL, encoded by the exons ATGGAGTTGGTGCGTGTGGTgtcccacaacacacacaagaggATGGTCTCATGTCTACAGGGACACATCGGCGCAGATGCAGAGAAGAGACAT aaaaagcTTCCTCTGACTTCCCTATCCCAGGCGATGGTGGAAGGCGGAAACCAGTTGGGAGAGGACTCCTTGATAGG gaagatgatggaagtgTGCGGTGAGGCAGAGAACCGCCTGGCATCAGAACTGATGCAACATGAGCTGCAGATAGAGAAGGACGTTCTGGATCCCCTCAGCCAGCTAGCAGAG GTGGATATTCCCAACATCCTGAagcagaggaagcagctggCCAAGCTGGTGCTGGACTATGATTCGGCCAGAGCAAG ATGGTTGCAGGCAACCAAGTCAATAATCTCAGGAACAAACACTCAAGCACTGACGGCCAAGGCTGACCTACTCAAGGAGGAGATGGATGAGGCCATGAACAAAGTGGAGCTTTGCAAG GATCAACTTGCTGCAGACATGTACAGTTTTTTCTCAAAAGAAGGGGACTATGCGCGCTACTTCGTAACA CTCTTAGAAGCTCAAGCTGATTACCACAGAAAGTCTCTCTGTGTTCTAGAGAGCGTCTTGCCAACCATCCAGGATCAGCAAG atTCGTGGACAGAGAAGCCTGCCTTTGGCACTGGGCTGGATGAACACCTGAAGAGGAGTGGAAGGGAGGTCGCCCTGCCGTTAGAGGCCTGTGTCATGATGCTTCTAGAGACTGGCATGAAGGAAGAG ggTCTATTCAGAATCGCAGCAGGAGCATCCAAGCTAAAGAAGCTAAAGGCAGCGTTGGACTGTTCCACGTCACAACTGGAGGAGTTCTATTCCGACCCCCATGCTGTCGCTG GAGCACTGAAGTCCTACCTGAGGGAACTCCCTGAACCTCTAATGACTTACCAGCTTTATGATGAATGGATCCAGGCATCCAG cgtGTCAGACCCAGACAAAAGGCTCCAGGCACTCTGGGTTGTATGTGATCAGCTACCAAAGAACAACAAGACCAACCTGAG GTATCTGGTGAAGTTTCTGGCCAAACTGGCTCAGGACAGCGAGGTGAACAAAATGACTCCCAGCAACATCGCCATCGTCCTGGGACCCAATCTGATGTGGGCCAAGACCGAGGG GAGTCTGGCAGAGATGGCTGCAGCTACCTCCGTGCATGTGGTGGCCATCGTGGAGCCCATCATCCAACATGCTGACTGGTTCTTTCCTGAAG ATGTGGAGTTTAACGTGTCCGGCATGTTCGCAATGCCCACACCTGCATCCAACCACAACAATCACCTTGATTATGACTGTGGTACCATTGAGAGGAAGAGGCCTGGCAGTATGGTGGGACCAGAGAACGACACAATGCGCAAAGACAA CACCCCTAACAAGCACTCGGACCACACCCTCCGTAGAGGCAGTAACACCTTAGGTAGAAAGCAGCACACTTCACCTGCGTTCCAGCCTCCTTTACCCCCTGTGGAGGCTCCAGGGCAGGGGCACGGGGCCGGGCAGGTCCCCCAGCCCCCCGCTGAGCCCCAGCCCCAGCCACAAGCTCCATCAGGGGGCGCATGGCCTGATGCCTCCCAGCATAGCTTGGCGCAGGGCCTGGCTGCACTCGCAGCCGCTCAGCAGCTTCTAGCCCAGCACACAGAGGAGCTCAG CAACCCAAAGCTTCGTGACTCCACCCCTGCCCAGACCCCTCTGCTCCAGAGGAATGGCTCTGGAGGAGGGGGCCTGGCTACAGGGCCGCTGGTCACTGGGAACCCCGGGGCTGGATCCATGGGGCCCAGTCCACATATGATGCGCAGAG GTACCAAGAAGCAGGCTCCGGCCCCTCCAAAGCCAACAAACCCTCCACCCAGCCAGCCCTGCAATTCAGTGAACCACGcctcctcctcaggctcctCCCAGTCCCTCAGCCCCACTCCCAGACCCCTGTCCAGCCATTCGCCCACTTCGCCCACCTCTCCCACCTCACAGCCATGTGCCACACCCAGACGCCACTCCAGCAACCAGCCCCCAATCCAGGCACCCAGCCACCCACCTCCAGAGCCCCCCACACAGGCCAGTCCTCCACACAGCCAGCCCGGCGGGGACCAGCAGAGCGCGGACCCCTCACCCCCAGGCACCCCGACCCCTCCAGACACCCCTCCGCCCTCCACTAACACCCAGGATGCAGTCGCTCCTCCGTCCCCGTCTCCCTACCAGTCGGGCTCCCTTCCCCGGCCGCGGCCCGTCCCCAAACCCCGGAACAGACCCAGcgtcccacccccaccccagccCAGCACTCTGCCTGGCGACACCAACGGGATCTGTGGCACTGCTTACAAGATGATGG ACCCGGCAATGTCTTTCAAAGGGCTGAATCGTGCTTTGGTCCCTGAGCTCGCTGTAGACCAGCAGCCAGCGACGgtttcctccctgcctcctcccAAAGACTGTGACCTGGACACCGAGAGCACTGTCCTATAA